A genome region from Fibrobacter sp. includes the following:
- a CDS encoding fibrobacter succinogenes major paralogous domain-containing protein, producing the protein MRKFFQIAVFLFYVGESLASEILKDPRDNQEYKTVKIGSQVWMAENLSFAAEESFCYTRFNYDCRKYGRFYTWDVAKDVCPAGWHLPTAEEFDQLFVEVGGRDSAAVKLKSAEGWNHYGNGTDEYGFNGIPSGFRDYRGRFDRQTLYAYLWSATAAPSKKSIGIHMMAGRKDVSVYPYAKDFGLSVRCVKDE; encoded by the coding sequence ATGAGAAAATTTTTTCAAATAGCTGTATTCCTATTCTATGTGGGGGAGTCCCTTGCTTCTGAGATTCTCAAGGATCCTCGCGATAATCAGGAATACAAGACGGTAAAAATTGGCTCCCAGGTTTGGATGGCAGAAAACCTGAGTTTTGCCGCGGAAGAAAGTTTTTGCTATACACGTTTCAATTACGACTGTCGCAAGTACGGTCGTTTTTATACTTGGGATGTGGCGAAGGATGTTTGCCCCGCCGGCTGGCACTTGCCTACTGCTGAGGAGTTCGATCAGCTTTTTGTTGAGGTGGGTGGCCGCGATTCTGCCGCCGTCAAATTGAAATCTGCTGAAGGGTGGAACCATTACGGCAACGGCACCGATGAATATGGTTTTAATGGAATACCGTCGGGTTTCCGTGATTACCGTGGCCGCTTCGATCGCCAGACGCTGTATGCTTATTTGTGGAGTGCAACAGCCGCGCCCAGCAAAAAATCCATCGGCATTCACATGATGGCTGGCCGCAAGGACGTTTCCGTCTATCCTTATGCAAAAGATTTCGGGCTTTCTGTCCGCTGCGTGAAGGACGAATAG
- a CDS encoding glycosyl hydrolase family 8: protein MRNIFQEIGKTPAEIEAKLNKAYAHFFEGDVENERICFDKGEDEAYIVDIGHSDIRSEGMSYGMTIAALLKKRDLFDKLWNFAQRHMKNTSGPLAGYYSWQVSMKDFTMMDPGPAPDGEEYFAAALLYAAKVFNCEKYKQEAIQLINDMAHKPCEGDVHTMMDVDVGLVRFSPMDGNDFTDPSYNTIAFYRMYGEATGDEIWKRIAENSFNYLQKAVHPVTGIAADYSEYDGTPKATPWYPTSDCFCGDAWRVAWNLGLDAANIGDALERASKNGGNNSDKADENGDKNDDKNADKNLAALAHVRDWEIASIRKLLNFLNERRPYLADMRIDGSAFPNEPRPATGGLIAMNGAATVALPAGDPLIKPFAEDLWNMEMPSGTWRYYDGTLYMLGLLACSGKFNV, encoded by the coding sequence ATGAGAAACATATTCCAGGAAATCGGAAAGACCCCGGCCGAAATCGAGGCAAAACTGAACAAGGCCTACGCCCACTTCTTTGAAGGCGACGTAGAAAACGAACGCATCTGCTTTGACAAGGGCGAGGACGAAGCCTACATCGTAGATATTGGCCACAGCGACATTCGTTCCGAGGGCATGAGCTACGGCATGACCATTGCCGCCCTGCTGAAAAAGCGTGACCTTTTCGACAAGCTCTGGAATTTTGCCCAACGCCACATGAAGAACACCTCGGGCCCCCTTGCAGGTTATTACTCCTGGCAGGTTTCCATGAAGGACTTTACCATGATGGACCCGGGCCCGGCTCCCGACGGCGAGGAATATTTTGCAGCCGCCCTGCTTTATGCCGCCAAGGTTTTCAACTGCGAAAAGTACAAGCAGGAGGCCATCCAGCTGATTAACGACATGGCCCACAAGCCTTGCGAAGGCGATGTGCACACCATGATGGATGTGGACGTTGGCCTGGTGCGATTCTCCCCCATGGACGGCAACGACTTTACCGACCCCAGCTACAACACCATCGCGTTCTATCGCATGTACGGCGAAGCCACCGGCGACGAGATCTGGAAGCGCATTGCGGAGAACAGCTTCAACTACTTGCAAAAGGCGGTACACCCTGTGACAGGTATTGCCGCCGACTACAGCGAATACGATGGAACGCCCAAGGCAACCCCCTGGTACCCCACCAGCGACTGCTTCTGCGGTGACGCCTGGCGCGTGGCCTGGAATCTGGGGCTTGACGCAGCAAACATCGGCGACGCACTGGAACGCGCCAGCAAGAACGGCGGCAATAATAGCGACAAGGCCGACGAAAACGGCGACAAGAATGACGATAAGAATGCCGATAAGAATCTCGCGGCCCTCGCCCACGTTCGCGACTGGGAAATTGCCTCCATCAGAAAGCTTTTGAATTTCTTGAACGAGCGCCGCCCCTACCTTGCCGACATGCGTATCGACGGAAGCGCCTTCCCCAACGAGCCGCGCCCTGCAACCGGCGGCCTCATTGCCATGAACGGCGCAGCAACTGTGGCATTGCCTGCTGGCGACCCGCTGATCAAGCCCTTCGCCGAAGACCTGTGGAACATGGAAATGCCAAGCGGCACATGGCGCTATTACGACGGCACCCTCTATATGCTGGGACTGCTCGCCTGCTCCGGCAAGTTCAACGTCTAG
- a CDS encoding GntR family transcriptional regulator has product MLINEVKKSIKAAGFKDGDKMPSVRKMAQQLKLSVTTIHKVYKELASEGTIMLIQGKGCFWGSAPKVSVGPVEDVYTGIEKQFQKDLESGYLNAFEQLPSSGDLAIRYRVSPYLVKKFLNQKVEQGILVRNGRKVFFSEERSIDSSNYILFLHRSDERGRMRIESERESDVFRTVARIAAEQNLVVHFLGYHEKSNQIFNPDGSAYVVKNDNHCLGAFLSTWLVDDPQKLFVHFAHFQSPISVWWEYAPDVVPLSVRNKKKWAFYNVAFGKEAGFIVGQHLKKKGVDSVHYISPYHWSFWSKARLQGLLEAGVKVEPLVDDRFASPFDLKNHTEKVGQDSQEFITQMVERLLEGATLNQFVCANDWVATTVIDCFKSKGKPVPYVVGFDDTIDSYRYVFDSFAFNVGTMVKEALYHILAPTIYAEQRRFMQAPLGRVVEKNPV; this is encoded by the coding sequence GTGCTGATCAACGAAGTAAAGAAATCTATCAAGGCCGCAGGTTTCAAGGACGGCGACAAAATGCCCTCGGTCCGCAAGATGGCTCAGCAGCTAAAGCTTTCGGTAACGACCATCCACAAGGTTTACAAGGAGCTTGCTTCCGAAGGCACCATCATGCTGATTCAGGGCAAGGGCTGTTTCTGGGGCAGTGCGCCCAAGGTTTCCGTGGGCCCTGTTGAAGATGTTTACACCGGAATCGAAAAGCAGTTCCAGAAGGATCTGGAAAGCGGTTACCTCAATGCCTTTGAGCAGTTGCCTTCCTCTGGCGACTTGGCCATCCGTTATCGCGTTTCGCCTTACCTGGTAAAGAAGTTCTTGAACCAGAAAGTGGAGCAGGGAATTCTTGTTCGCAATGGCCGCAAGGTTTTCTTTAGCGAAGAACGTTCCATCGATTCTTCCAACTACATTTTGTTCTTGCACCGTTCAGACGAACGTGGCAGAATGCGCATTGAATCGGAACGCGAATCCGACGTTTTCAGGACGGTAGCCCGCATTGCCGCAGAGCAAAACCTGGTAGTGCATTTTTTGGGCTACCACGAAAAGAGCAACCAGATTTTTAATCCCGACGGCTCTGCCTATGTGGTAAAGAATGATAACCACTGCTTGGGCGCATTCCTTTCTACATGGCTGGTGGATGATCCTCAAAAACTATTCGTTCACTTTGCCCATTTCCAGAGCCCCATTTCGGTGTGGTGGGAGTACGCCCCCGACGTGGTGCCTCTCAGTGTGCGCAACAAGAAAAAGTGGGCTTTTTACAATGTGGCCTTCGGTAAGGAGGCTGGGTTCATTGTTGGCCAGCATCTTAAAAAGAAAGGCGTGGATTCGGTCCATTACATTTCTCCCTACCATTGGAGCTTTTGGTCCAAGGCCCGTTTGCAGGGCCTGCTAGAGGCCGGCGTAAAGGTAGAGCCTCTTGTAGATGACCGTTTTGCGTCACCTTTTGACTTGAAGAATCACACGGAAAAGGTGGGGCAGGATAGCCAGGAATTTATTACCCAGATGGTGGAGCGTTTGCTGGAAGGAGCCACCTTGAACCAGTTCGTGTGCGCCAACGACTGGGTGGCTACAACTGTGATTGATTGCTTTAAATCCAAGGGAAAGCCGGTACCCTATGTGGTGGGTTTCGACGACACCATCGACAGTTACCGATACGTTTTCGATTCCTTTGCTTTCAACGTGGGGACCATGGTGAAGGAAGCTCTTTACCATATTCTGGCACCCACGATTTACGCGGAACAGAGGCGCTTTATGCAAGCACCCCTTGGTCGCGTGGTCGAGAAAAATCCAGTGTAA
- a CDS encoding acyl-CoA thioesterase, with protein METCSYEYTARIEVRYAETDQMGIVHHSVYAVWFEQARTEFFRTAGASYADMEAEGFACPVLELGVQYKAPTHYGEFVDIKTTLVKEDKLRYRFKYELSVDGKLCTVGTTLHCFTKAGRPTRELPAKIAVFFPTDAK; from the coding sequence ATGGAAACTTGTAGCTACGAATACACTGCACGAATCGAAGTGCGTTACGCCGAAACCGACCAGATGGGCATTGTCCATCATTCTGTTTATGCCGTATGGTTTGAACAGGCCCGCACCGAGTTTTTCCGCACTGCTGGAGCAAGCTACGCCGACATGGAAGCCGAGGGTTTCGCCTGCCCCGTCTTGGAACTGGGCGTGCAATACAAGGCCCCCACCCACTACGGTGAATTCGTGGATATCAAGACCACCCTGGTCAAGGAAGACAAGCTCCGTTACCGCTTCAAGTACGAGCTTTCTGTAGATGGCAAACTTTGCACCGTGGGCACCACCTTGCACTGCTTTACCAAGGCCGGGCGCCCCACCAGGGAACTGCCTGCAAAGATTGCCGTGTTCTTCCCCACCGATGCAAAGTAG
- a CDS encoding replication-associated recombination protein A, whose amino-acid sequence MDQPLAERLRPQNLDEFLGQNKILGAQSLLRKSLENDTVPSMIFWGPPGCGKTSLAHVIKQKTRKAFVALSAVSSGVKEVKEVLADARKMKAMFQDTILFIDEIHRFNKGQQDALLGAVEDGTVTLIGATTENPGFEVNGALLSRCQLILFAPLSKEDLRTLIFSALKEHPRGLQLKDVEVEDAVVDKLIAQSEGDARFLLNQLEWIGGNLGGRKVIDEKLLEEFQYKKPLRYDKSGEEHYNLISALHKSIRGSDPDAAVYWLHRMLQGGEDPRYLLRRMIRMSMEDVGLADPNALLLATSAREAYDFLGNPEGLIALDQLAVYLALAPKSNSLEVAGMTADEVIRQTGTLPVPRAFRNSVTRVGKQLGYGNGYQYDHDSPGGYSAQEHLPKQLEGMRFYQPKQIGKEKLFAERLEQLKAIRDEKLGKKEES is encoded by the coding sequence ATGGATCAGCCCTTAGCAGAACGTTTACGCCCCCAGAACCTGGATGAGTTTCTTGGACAGAACAAGATTCTCGGTGCCCAGAGTCTGCTGCGCAAAAGCCTCGAGAACGACACCGTGCCCAGCATGATTTTCTGGGGCCCTCCGGGCTGCGGCAAGACTAGTCTCGCCCACGTCATTAAGCAAAAGACCCGCAAGGCATTTGTGGCGTTGTCCGCGGTTTCCAGCGGCGTCAAGGAAGTGAAGGAAGTTCTGGCAGACGCCCGCAAGATGAAGGCCATGTTCCAGGACACGATTCTCTTCATCGACGAAATTCACCGCTTTAACAAGGGCCAGCAGGACGCATTGCTGGGCGCCGTGGAAGACGGCACCGTAACGCTTATCGGCGCCACTACGGAAAACCCCGGGTTTGAAGTAAACGGGGCTTTGCTTAGCCGCTGCCAGCTGATTCTGTTTGCGCCACTTTCCAAGGAAGACTTGCGCACTCTGATTTTTAGCGCCTTGAAGGAACATCCCCGCGGCCTCCAGCTGAAAGATGTTGAAGTGGAAGACGCTGTTGTCGACAAGCTGATCGCACAGTCCGAAGGAGACGCACGATTCCTGCTGAATCAGCTGGAATGGATCGGCGGAAACCTGGGCGGAAGAAAGGTCATTGACGAAAAGCTTCTGGAAGAATTCCAGTACAAGAAGCCCCTGCGTTACGACAAGAGCGGCGAAGAACATTACAACCTGATTTCTGCACTACACAAGTCCATCCGCGGTTCCGACCCGGACGCCGCCGTGTACTGGCTGCACCGTATGCTTCAAGGCGGCGAGGACCCGCGTTACCTATTGCGTCGAATGATTCGTATGAGCATGGAAGACGTTGGCCTTGCAGATCCTAACGCCCTGCTGCTAGCAACAAGCGCCCGAGAGGCATACGACTTCCTGGGAAATCCCGAAGGCCTTATCGCCTTGGACCAGCTTGCAGTCTACCTGGCTCTGGCTCCCAAGAGCAACAGCCTTGAAGTTGCAGGCATGACCGCAGACGAAGTCATCCGCCAGACAGGCACGCTCCCCGTGCCCCGCGCCTTCCGCAACTCCGTCACCCGCGTAGGTAAGCAGCTTGGCTACGGCAACGGCTATCAGTACGATCACGACTCCCCCGGTGGCTACTCCGCCCAGGAACATCTGCCCAAGCAGCTGGAAGGCATGCGCTTTTACCAGCCCAAGCAAATCGGCAAGGAAAAACTTTTCGCTGAACGCCTGGAACAGCTCAAGGCCATCCGCGACGAAAAGCTTGGCAAGAAAGAAGAATCCTAA
- a CDS encoding fibrobacter succinogenes major paralogous domain-containing protein produces the protein MKYVLLLITALSFVFVACSDDSPSEVSDGEIEFTLGTMTDSRDGQTYKTVTIGNQTWMAENLNYAYTGISYSTPAFISDSTSWCYEGMKSNCDAHGRLYTWSAAMDSAGLVSEANGVVACGLGKKCKPNKPHRGICPEGWHVPTQSEFGALFKKVGGVKVAGSKLKSTSGWTENANGMDAIGFNAIPSGYRYINGSYMLLEEVVSMWSVAEYGINASYTQVFTDVDSVTSMFEAKSGGASLRCLKD, from the coding sequence ATGAAATACGTTTTACTTTTGATTACGGCTTTGAGTTTTGTTTTTGTGGCCTGCTCCGATGATTCACCTTCGGAAGTGTCGGATGGTGAGATTGAGTTCACCTTGGGCACCATGACGGATAGCCGAGACGGACAGACTTATAAGACTGTTACGATTGGCAATCAAACTTGGATGGCCGAAAACCTGAACTATGCTTACACGGGTATAAGTTATTCTACACCTGCATTTATTTCTGATTCTACTAGCTGGTGTTACGAAGGGATGAAAAGCAATTGTGACGCTCATGGTCGCTTATACACTTGGTCTGCTGCCATGGATAGTGCTGGCCTTGTATCGGAAGCCAATGGTGTTGTAGCTTGTGGTTTGGGCAAGAAATGTAAACCCAATAAACCTCATCGAGGAATATGCCCTGAAGGCTGGCATGTACCTACGCAGTCTGAGTTTGGTGCCCTGTTCAAGAAGGTGGGCGGTGTAAAAGTCGCAGGATCCAAGCTCAAGTCAACTAGTGGGTGGACTGAGAATGCAAATGGAATGGATGCAATTGGGTTTAACGCGATTCCTTCTGGATATCGCTACATAAATGGTTCATACATGCTCTTGGAAGAGGTTGTTTCTATGTGGTCTGTAGCGGAGTATGGGATTAATGCTTCTTATACACAAGTTTTTACAGACGTAGACTCAGTTACTTCGATGTTTGAAGCCAAATCCGGTGGAGCTAGCCTTCGTTGCTTGAAAGACTAG